One window of Chryseobacterium sp. JJR-5R genomic DNA carries:
- a CDS encoding PASTA domain-containing protein, giving the protein MLKSLFNWKVLLNLVIAVGVFVGLVWLTFRWLEYHTNHGQEIPVPNIVNKSVYEAIKILDDSGLEYEVDSPQYNPKYRPFQVLQVYPTPGSRVKDGRAILLKVNPRTWAKVEIPDVINKYSGLAFQRLEQVGLKVGDTIYEPSIQKDAVLRILFKGNPVNPKTKVPRFSVVDVVIGSGPMRNISIPNVVGLTVKEAKAIIARNMFEVGIVDHENGGKDESDIIYYQDPAAGDVRDQGMQIDLWASERTPAELRDKIEQLNSVYRMKVDTGLPPVQYQEVPARQEEPVYQTPPPAVPETRRENTKSTTDGVKRDAVKTTTVQPTASGNQSGNRPKPVASGSGSGSNTAAGSNSARPAASAQQKPAEKPKAKKVVVE; this is encoded by the coding sequence ATGCTTAAATCACTTTTCAATTGGAAAGTTTTACTGAACTTAGTCATAGCCGTCGGTGTTTTTGTGGGGTTGGTTTGGCTTACGTTCCGTTGGTTGGAGTACCATACCAACCACGGGCAGGAAATTCCTGTTCCTAATATCGTGAATAAATCCGTATATGAGGCCATTAAGATCCTGGATGATTCCGGATTGGAATATGAAGTGGACAGTCCTCAGTACAATCCTAAATACAGGCCGTTCCAGGTGTTACAGGTATATCCTACGCCGGGTTCCCGCGTAAAAGACGGAAGGGCTATTTTATTAAAAGTAAACCCGAGGACCTGGGCAAAAGTGGAGATTCCGGATGTCATCAATAAATATTCCGGGCTTGCGTTCCAAAGGCTGGAACAGGTAGGACTGAAAGTGGGGGATACTATCTATGAGCCAAGTATCCAGAAAGATGCGGTATTGAGGATTTTATTTAAAGGGAATCCGGTAAATCCCAAAACAAAAGTTCCGAGGTTTTCTGTGGTGGATGTCGTGATAGGCTCAGGGCCTATGCGGAATATTTCCATCCCGAATGTGGTGGGACTGACCGTAAAAGAAGCAAAAGCGATTATTGCAAGGAATATGTTTGAAGTGGGGATCGTAGACCATGAAAACGGAGGCAAGGACGAGTCTGATATCATTTATTACCAGGATCCTGCTGCAGGAGATGTCCGTGATCAGGGGATGCAGATTGACCTCTGGGCCAGTGAAAGGACGCCTGCCGAACTGAGGGATAAAATTGAGCAGCTGAATTCTGTATACCGGATGAAAGTAGATACCGGCCTGCCGCCCGTGCAGTACCAGGAAGTGCCCGCCCGTCAGGAAGAACCTGTTTACCAGACGCCGCCGCCGGCAGTGCCTGAAACAAGAAGGGAAAATACGAAATCAACAACAGACGGTGTAAAAAGAGATGCCGTTAAAACAACAACGGTTCAGCCAACGGCTTCGGGAAACCAGTCCGGTAACAGGCCTAAACCAGTTGCTTCAGGTTCAGGAAGCGGTTCCAATACGGCTGCCGGTTCCAATTCAGCCAGGCCCGCGGCTTCAGCACAGCAGAAACCGGCAGAAAAGCCCAAAGCTAAAAAAGTAGTTGTAGAATAA
- a CDS encoding D-alanine--D-alanine ligase translates to MSKKSVAVVMGGYSDEYVVSLKSGQLIYDSLDRDLYDVYKVVILKDEWYLLDEEGQKHEIRKGDFSVPLENNDILTFDVCFNIIHGTPGENGILQAYWDAIGQKYTGCDFYQSALTFNKKDTLAVLSKYGIPSAKSVYLRKGEAIDADNITDQLGLPVFVKPNQSGSSLGISKVKEKSALLAAAEVAFKEDDEILIESFLDGMEVSVGVIDYKGETIVLGITEIVPTNEFFDYEAKYEGASEEITPARIDDETRIKVEEIAKRAYNSLGMSGFSRSEFILMDGIPYMLEMNTNPGFSPASILPQQAKIYGISIADLCGNEVEKALNKFRN, encoded by the coding sequence ATGAGCAAAAAAAGTGTTGCCGTAGTAATGGGAGGCTATTCTGATGAATACGTTGTATCATTAAAAAGCGGGCAGTTAATTTATGATTCTTTGGACAGGGATCTTTATGATGTGTATAAAGTAGTGATCCTTAAAGACGAGTGGTATCTTTTAGATGAAGAAGGCCAGAAACACGAGATCCGCAAAGGTGACTTTTCTGTACCATTAGAAAATAATGACATCCTTACATTTGATGTATGCTTCAACATCATCCACGGTACACCGGGTGAAAACGGAATCCTCCAGGCTTACTGGGATGCAATCGGGCAAAAATATACCGGCTGTGATTTTTACCAGAGTGCTTTAACTTTCAATAAAAAAGATACTTTAGCCGTACTCTCAAAATACGGAATACCTTCTGCAAAAAGCGTTTATTTAAGAAAAGGGGAAGCCATTGATGCTGACAACATCACAGATCAGCTGGGCCTTCCTGTTTTCGTAAAGCCTAACCAGTCCGGTTCGTCACTGGGGATTTCTAAAGTAAAAGAAAAATCAGCATTACTGGCAGCTGCAGAAGTAGCCTTTAAGGAAGATGATGAAATTTTAATAGAAAGCTTCCTGGACGGAATGGAAGTTTCCGTAGGCGTGATTGATTATAAAGGGGAAACCATTGTTCTGGGTATTACGGAAATTGTCCCTACCAACGAATTTTTCGATTATGAGGCCAAATATGAAGGGGCTTCGGAAGAAATTACCCCGGCAAGAATTGATGACGAAACCAGAATCAAGGTAGAGGAAATCGCCAAGCGCGCCTATAATTCCTTAGGAATGAGCGGTTTTTCAAGAAGTGAATTCATTTTGATGGACGGCATTCCCTATATGCTGGAAATGAATACCAACCCGGGATTCTCCCCGGCAAGCATCCTTCCGCAACAGGCAAAAATTTACGGGATTTCCATTGCAGACCTTTGTGGAAACGAAGTTGAAAAAGCTTTGAATAAATTTAGAAATTAG
- a CDS encoding dihydrofolate reductase codes for MVTIVVAMGENRGIGSNNQMLWHLPKDLKHFKDITSGHPVVMGRKTFESIGKPLPNRTNIVISRKNDWFEEGVLIVGSIKEAIKFAKKIDEDIFIIGGGNIYTQTMDIADRIELTTVKADIEADTFFPEIDKKAWTKVQETCHEKDEKNPYDFCFEAYERINIPAVGAQGNNNVKL; via the coding sequence ATGGTTACAATCGTTGTTGCGATGGGGGAAAACAGAGGAATCGGTTCCAATAATCAGATGCTCTGGCACCTCCCGAAAGATTTAAAACATTTTAAAGATATCACATCGGGCCATCCTGTGGTTATGGGAAGAAAAACCTTTGAAAGTATCGGGAAACCGCTGCCTAACCGTACGAATATTGTAATTTCGAGAAAAAACGACTGGTTTGAAGAAGGGGTTTTGATCGTGGGAAGCATAAAAGAAGCGATAAAGTTTGCCAAGAAGATTGATGAGGATATTTTCATTATCGGAGGAGGAAATATCTATACACAGACCATGGATATTGCTGATAGGATAGAGCTTACCACGGTAAAGGCCGATATTGAAGCGGATACTTTTTTCCCGGAGATTGATAAAAAAGCATGGACGAAAGTACAGGAAACCTGCCATGAAAAAGATGAGAAAAATCCTTATGATTTCTGTTTTGAAGCCTATGAAAGGATTAACATTCCAGCTGTTGGGGCTCAGGGTAACAATAACGTTAAACTTTAG
- a CDS encoding trimeric intracellular cation channel family protein, which yields MHEQFNFAIEVLGTISFSMSGSFAAMQRRLDPFGVLIIAFVTSVGGGTVRDLLLDIPVFWMHDLLTCALIIMTSIFTMIFKSFEKNFRVTLFIFDSFGLGLFTIIGVQKGLHADIHPLICIGLGTITGCFGGIIRDILLNRIPLIFRKEIYATACIVGGSAFLVLTKFTTLTYTVVQVFTIILIVAIRTLAVKYQWQIPKFYGYENNSEM from the coding sequence ATGCATGAACAGTTCAATTTTGCCATAGAGGTTCTCGGGACGATTTCTTTTTCGATGTCCGGGAGCTTTGCTGCAATGCAGAGGCGGCTTGATCCGTTCGGCGTATTGATCATAGCATTCGTAACTTCAGTAGGCGGCGGAACGGTGAGAGACCTGCTCCTGGATATCCCGGTGTTCTGGATGCATGACCTGCTCACCTGTGCACTGATTATCATGACCAGTATTTTCACCATGATTTTTAAGTCTTTTGAAAAGAACTTCCGGGTCACTTTATTTATTTTCGACAGTTTCGGATTGGGGCTGTTTACGATTATCGGGGTGCAGAAAGGACTGCATGCCGACATCCATCCTCTGATCTGTATCGGGTTGGGAACCATTACCGGCTGCTTCGGCGGGATTATCCGGGACATCCTGCTCAACCGCATCCCGCTGATTTTCAGGAAGGAAATTTATGCTACCGCCTGTATTGTGGGAGGCTCCGCATTTTTAGTGCTGACAAAATTTACCACCCTGACCTATACGGTGGTCCAGGTTTTTACTATTATCCTCATTGTTGCCATAAGAACATTAGCCGTAAAATACCAGTGGCAGATCCCGAAATTCTACGGGTATGAGAATAATTCTGAAATGTAA
- a CDS encoding TPM domain-containing protein: MKLPSLKIVFSFVLFCLYTLVSAQYTVPAKPGVLYPVYDEANLLSPQEKDGLNKKLIAFADSTSTEIEVVIIPSTKGEDINFLATMFGEKWGIGKKDVDNGVVFLIATEDHTMSIQQGRAVEQYLTASVAGQILDYIVTPHFKKGQWYEGINRGTSAIMEAVQGKFKPLNNPKTGSKKGAGNFVFIAIVIFIIIVIVFRNRGGGRGGDDDDDDVIISRRGRRNYPGGFFPFPGSFGGGGFGGGSSGGGGGGFGGFGGGGSFGGGGASGGW, translated from the coding sequence ATGAAATTACCTTCTCTTAAAATTGTTTTTTCATTCGTACTGTTCTGCCTCTACACTTTGGTATCGGCACAATATACGGTTCCTGCAAAACCCGGCGTGCTTTATCCGGTATATGATGAAGCCAATTTACTGAGCCCGCAGGAAAAAGACGGACTTAATAAAAAACTGATTGCTTTTGCAGATTCTACCTCTACCGAAATTGAAGTGGTTATCATCCCTTCCACCAAAGGGGAAGATATAAATTTCCTTGCAACCATGTTCGGGGAAAAATGGGGGATCGGTAAAAAAGATGTGGATAACGGCGTTGTTTTTTTAATTGCCACTGAAGACCATACGATGTCCATCCAGCAGGGAAGAGCGGTTGAACAATACCTTACGGCATCCGTAGCCGGGCAGATCCTAGACTATATCGTTACGCCTCATTTCAAAAAAGGCCAGTGGTATGAAGGGATCAACCGGGGCACCTCTGCCATTATGGAAGCCGTTCAGGGGAAATTCAAACCATTGAACAATCCAAAAACCGGAAGTAAAAAAGGAGCCGGCAATTTTGTGTTTATTGCCATTGTTATTTTTATCATCATTGTCATTGTTTTCAGAAACAGAGGCGGCGGCAGAGGTGGTGACGATGATGATGACGATGTCATCATTTCAAGAAGAGGGCGCAGAAATTATCCTGGCGGATTTTTCCCTTTCCCCGGCAGTTTCGGAGGCGGCGGATTTGGCGGCGGAAGTTCAGGAGGCGGCGGTGGTGGATTCGGCGGTTTTGGCGGAGGCGGAAGCTTCGGCGGAGGCGGTGCGTCCGGAGGCTGGTAG
- a CDS encoding TPM domain-containing protein, with product MSSNFLTSQQIASLVEAIQSAEEHSTGEIRVHIDSSTDQDSAKTAFEVFRELCMDKTAERNAVLFHVNFEQRYLTIIGDTAIHEKVHQAYWDHLHDYITAEFAKGNYYKALKSGILETGLELKKYFPVKGENHNELSNEITFS from the coding sequence ATGAGCAGTAATTTCTTAACCAGTCAGCAGATCGCTTCCCTTGTGGAAGCGATTCAATCAGCAGAGGAGCATTCTACTGGCGAGATCAGGGTGCATATTGATTCTTCAACGGATCAGGACAGTGCCAAAACCGCATTTGAAGTTTTCAGGGAACTGTGTATGGATAAAACAGCTGAAAGAAATGCCGTATTGTTCCATGTGAATTTTGAACAGCGGTATCTTACGATTATCGGAGATACCGCTATTCATGAAAAAGTACACCAAGCTTATTGGGATCATCTGCATGACTATATCACGGCTGAGTTTGCCAAAGGGAATTATTACAAGGCTTTAAAAAGCGGAATCCTGGAAACAGGCCTTGAACTAAAAAAATATTTTCCTGTAAAAGGGGAAAACCACAACGAGCTTTCTAATGAAATTACCTTCTCTTAA
- the coaD gene encoding pantetheine-phosphate adenylyltransferase, whose product MKIAVFPGSFDPITLGHYDIIERAAPLFDKLIIAIGQNSQKKYMFPLEKRMEFIQNSVAEFPNVEVDYFEGLTVDYCFEKDAQYIIRGLRNPADFEFEKAIAHTNRTLAHKKLETVFLLTSSGKSFISSSIVREIINHNGEYGLLVPDSVRVEKK is encoded by the coding sequence ATGAAAATTGCTGTTTTTCCGGGATCGTTTGATCCTATTACTTTGGGGCACTATGATATTATAGAACGTGCCGCTCCGCTTTTTGATAAGTTAATCATTGCGATCGGGCAGAATTCCCAGAAAAAATACATGTTCCCGCTGGAAAAGAGGATGGAATTCATCCAGAATTCCGTTGCCGAGTTCCCTAATGTGGAAGTGGATTATTTTGAAGGCCTGACGGTGGATTACTGCTTTGAAAAAGATGCCCAGTACATTATAAGAGGGCTGAGAAACCCTGCCGACTTTGAATTTGAAAAAGCTATTGCGCATACCAACAGGACGCTGGCCCACAAAAAGCTTGAAACCGTATTTTTATTGACTTCATCCGGAAAATCGTTTATCAGCAGCAGCATCGTACGGGAAATCATTAACCATAACGGGGAATACGGACTTTTGGTTCCTGATTCCGTACGGGTTGAGAAAAAATAA
- a CDS encoding DUF2892 domain-containing protein — protein MNKYIKIAAAAVLILLGLYMMFFTRNLGWGIVIFLLAAAPILLFFKNEYILLAFWQLRKQNMEKAAVWLQNITNYQAQLHKSQYGYFHYLTGLTQAQAQPAKVEPFMKKALEYGLNMKHDRAMATLNLAAAAISKGRRQEGQKLLEEAKRLDSAGMMTDQIKMMKDQLKMPTMQKHMHNPNMRNRGKFS, from the coding sequence ATGAATAAATACATAAAAATTGCTGCTGCAGCCGTTCTTATACTTTTAGGGCTTTACATGATGTTCTTCACCAGGAATCTGGGCTGGGGGATTGTAATTTTCCTTTTGGCAGCAGCTCCGATCCTCCTTTTCTTTAAAAATGAGTATATCCTGCTCGCATTCTGGCAGTTAAGAAAACAGAATATGGAGAAGGCAGCGGTTTGGTTACAGAATATCACCAATTACCAGGCGCAGCTTCATAAATCACAGTATGGGTATTTCCATTACCTTACAGGATTAACACAGGCGCAGGCCCAGCCGGCAAAAGTAGAACCTTTTATGAAAAAAGCCCTGGAATACGGACTGAACATGAAACATGACAGAGCCATGGCCACATTGAACCTGGCAGCAGCCGCTATTTCCAAAGGAAGAAGGCAGGAAGGGCAGAAGCTGTTGGAAGAAGCGAAGAGGCTTGACAGTGCGGGAATGATGACGGATCAGATCAAAATGATGAAGGACCAGCTGAAAATGCCGACCATGCAAAAGCATATGCACAATCCCAATATGAGAAACAGAGGGAAGTTCAGTTAA
- a CDS encoding LemA family protein gives MKNRGCLSAGTIGIALLIIVAVLFFWGKSGYNNFVTKEQNVNTKWSNVETVYQKRANLIPNLERTVKSYSKFEQETLTKVVEARSKATSINIDPTNMTEQDLAKFQAAQGELSGALSRLMAVVESYPNLKADQQYINFQREYTAIENSVRTETVYYNAAAQDYNTSIKTFPNNILANFTNFKEKPYFKAEAGAQKAPDVFSE, from the coding sequence ATGAAAAACAGAGGCTGTCTGAGCGCCGGAACCATCGGTATTGCTCTGCTGATTATTGTTGCCGTATTATTCTTCTGGGGTAAAAGCGGGTATAATAATTTCGTTACAAAAGAACAGAACGTCAATACCAAATGGTCTAACGTAGAAACCGTTTACCAAAAAAGAGCCAACCTGATCCCGAACCTGGAGAGAACCGTAAAATCCTATTCGAAATTTGAGCAGGAAACGTTAACCAAAGTCGTGGAGGCACGTTCAAAAGCAACATCTATCAATATCGACCCTACCAATATGACCGAGCAGGATCTTGCCAAGTTCCAGGCTGCACAGGGTGAACTTTCAGGAGCTTTAAGCAGGTTGATGGCCGTGGTGGAATCTTACCCGAACTTAAAGGCAGACCAGCAGTATATCAATTTCCAGAGAGAATACACGGCTATTGAGAACAGCGTAAGAACGGAAACCGTTTACTATAATGCAGCTGCCCAGGATTACAATACCTCAATTAAAACCTTCCCGAATAATATTCTGGCCAACTTTACCAATTTTAAGGAAAAACCTTATTTCAAAGCGGAGGCAGGAGCACAGAAAGCCCCTGATGTATTCTCAGAATAA